Proteins found in one Malassezia vespertilionis chromosome 5, complete sequence genomic segment:
- a CDS encoding uncharacterized protein (COG:S; EggNog:ENOG503P7AE) encodes MRTLSTSAVRKDLIKDLYLRELKSYKPPTKGNVREFPSAPNPEAPSAPSSAELSSQLEAYVKQQPDAAQPTANTGESTSESQDINAYLEELQADVKVEAHH; translated from the exons atgcgcacgctgTCCACCTCTGCTGTCCGCAAGG ACCTGATCAAGGACTTGTActtgcgcgagctcaaGTCGTACAAGCCGCCGACCAAG GGAAACGTGCGCGAGTTCCCTTCGGCGCCTAATCCCGAAgcgccgtcggcgccgtctTCTGCCGAGCTCTCTTCGCAGCTCGAGGCCTACGTCAAGCAGCAGCCtgacgctgcacagccCACAGCCAATACAGGGGAGTCTACTTCCGAGAGTCAAGACATTAACGCCTACCTCGAAGAGCTCCAGGCCGACGTCAAGGTCGAGGCACACCACTAA
- a CDS encoding uncharacterized protein (EggNog:ENOG503NWAP; COG:S) has protein sequence MDVGKLFNLPSVSSASVNKRKWNAPAGRPLDAIKEPPLADDNGSKRARVDDEDEEGPQFASDNADYFEDDDEEGRFFGGGLTDEQQQILEIMNRDGGQGAEAVQDNSTQLTELRKQLLQLEKTISKNQEMRLKYPDNPQRFIGSEADLDAELRALVVLTTDYARLYPEFVRLNGVGSVLELLSHENADIAGAAIHVLEELTDGDVLDEDLAGDAKLSGVDAMHLLVRTVRESQGLALLVSNLSRFHDRRPSADDVAALANYESDFQGVYYTLSLLENVVALQPDASEELVSTTSILPWLMERIQASHFDQNKAYAGELLAILLHDNTPNRAAFGEQGGVDALLRTIAPFRKRDPTDEEETEFMENCFDALCSALLYDANKKQFLDDEGIELMVLILRDKKQARLRAIKLLDHALGGAYGVASCERLVQALGLKYLFPIFMLPTEAAGKHKHHATSTQDMEHILGIFASLLHNLASDSLPRIRVLAKFVEQQFAKLDRLMELRDATLHRLAVLDRSAAQEKRIWAEQGLDATDQAELLYLRRMESGLYSLQLIDYILAWLAMEDDGAHSHIRMLLKRGNLTFSSILDVLQEYHDLTGQDAMVAVDAAHGGMRKKDIIHALLSYIREL, from the coding sequence ATGGATGTAGGGAAGCTGTTTAATCTTCCCAGCGTATCCTCCGCGTCGGTGAACAAACGTAAATGGAATGCACCTGCTGGAAGGCCGCTGGATGCGATTAAAGAGCCCCCCCTTGCAGACGATAATGGGAGCAAACGTGCGCGTGTagacgacgaagacgaagaAGGCCCACAATTTGCGTCCGACAATGCCGACTACTTtgaggacgacgacgaggaaggCAGATTTTTTGGTGGTGGTCTTACAgacgagcagcagcaaatTTTGGAAATAATGAACCGCGACGGCGGGCAGGGCGCAGAGGCAGTGCAGGACAACAGTACGCAGCTTaccgagctgcgcaagcagctctTGCAGCTGGAAAAGACGATTAGCAAGAACCAGGAAATGCGTTTGAAATACCCGGATAATCCGCAGCGGTTTATTGGCTCGGAAGCGGACTTGGATGCGGAGCTGCGTGCGTTGGTGGTGCTCACGACCGACTATGCACGACTCTATCCCGAATTTGTCCGCTTAAATGGGGTAGGGAGCGTGTTGGAGCTGCTGTCGCACGAGAATGCAGATATTGCGGGAGCTGCTATTCATGTTCTTGAGGAGCTCACCGAtggcgacgtgctcgacgaggaTCTGGCCGGCGACGCGAAACTCTCCGGGGTGGACGCGATGCATTtgcttgtgcgcaccgtgcgAGAGAGCCAAGgcctggcgctgcttgtctCGAACTTGTCGCGCTTTCATGACCGGCGGCCATCCGCGGACGAtgttgcagcgctggcaaACTACGAGAGCGATTTCCAGGGCGTATACTACACGCTCAGCCTCTTGGAGAATGTggttgcgctgcagcccgACGCCTCGGAAGAGCTTGTGAGTACCACATCCATCCTACCATGGCTTATGGAACGGATCCAAGCGAGTCATTTTGATCAGAATAAGGCGTATGCCGGTGAACTGCTTGCCATTCTCCTGCATGACAACACACCGaaccgcgccgcatttggcgagcaaggcggggtcgatgcgctgctcagAACCATTGCACCATTTCGCAAACGCGATCCGACGGACGAAGAAGAGACCGAGTTTATGGAGAATTGCTtcgacgcgctgtgctcTGCACTGCTGTACGACGCGAACAAGAAGCAATTCTTGGACGACGAAGGGATCGAGCTCATGGTGCTTATCTTGCGCGATAAGAAGCAGGCACGGCTACGTGCAATCAAACTGCTTGACCATGCCCTCGGCGGAGCTTATGGTGTAGCGTCGTGTGAGCGTTTGGTCCAGGCCCTGGGCCTTAAATACCTCTTTCCCATTTTTATGCTGCCGACCGAGGCTGCGGGCAAGCACAAACACCATGCGACCAGCACACAAGATATGGAGCACATACTTGGTATCTTTGCATCCCTGTTGCACAACCTTGCATCCGACtccttgccgcgcatccGCGTCTTGGCGAAAtttgtcgagcagcagtTTGCAAAATTGGACCGCCTCATGGAACTGCGTGACGCTACATTGCACCGCCTCGCTGTATTGGACCgtagcgcggcgcaagaaaAGCGGATCTGGGCGGAACAAGGCCTCGATGCGACGGACCAGGCGGAACTTTTGTACCTGCGCCGTATGGAATCCGGGCTCTATTCGCTGCAGCTCATCGACTATATCCTTGCATGGCTCGCGATGGAGGATGACGGTGCCCATTCGCACATTCGCATGCTGCTGAAGCGTGGGAACCTTACATTTTCCAGCATACTCGACGTGCTCCAGGAATACCATGATTTGACCGGGCAAGACGCCATGGTTGCTGttgatgcagcgcatggtgGGATGCGCAAAAAGGACATTATCCACGCATTACTTTCCTATATCCGCGAACTCTAG
- a CDS encoding uncharacterized protein (COG:A; EggNog:ENOG503NUE6) produces the protein MRIAVGRIQLHAGRAVQHRTFKSRHSVHAVHHEREPALNRAWQPPSPPMQPPPRQGPTLAWDTDKQVYADEHAVEPLPDDAYSNGFIMDLAALANEAESPATPPPPALQLFAPQPRPQMQTMPRPKRGVHDVYDWRSIAASQQGIGMHGRPGTHILGQRWDPAAWVARRRAPSLSLRLRVAHRAAQEALGARKTHSPDVALTIAARRYQNAWREMLSLERQQQELELIEQRERPMSELSALGIALDGLLGYWQTERYYGSKVAVFKLPGARRLPPLKFLPGHVVDLMPSNATGEWSKAQQEERHLSLRLLDRVEPASKSQPKRETPQRVSAEVVDTSSTQICVRVSEAFEHIDPDKIDSWRLDKGQSDVAYDRMEAALDALVYDPDDIARVSTPMRSYSLAGTPLRDMLLPVAMQESRPGLFADDWRIRSWYERYAKRNAIKIDGDPDLGLNESQTMAVAMMLRERLSLVQGPPGTGKTRTLVSAVSLLKQHFQVPQPILLAAHTNVAVDNLAEGCLKKGLIPVRVGSTAAVRETLQEHTLEAHLARHPKQAVLKETDALLKSLRAKRAELEDRLKAALREDSATHVSPHVADIRQQSQHTRRRIGRCIAKNHMVRSRMYADILHTADVVCSTALSASSRKLDMIDFPIVFIDEGSMATEPVALIPLMKGCAQLGLIGDHRQLPPVLRSTEARTKGMSTSLFERLIYQGTREARHPDAAERPEIPSVMLEEQFRMHPTLSCFPNAAFYANALRNAATTSALTPYESMFAARGADGKSLPLTFVAHAPVEPSTAPGLAGMHGSVSPYNVPQADIVLALSCDLLYQNPGLRGAHIGIVTPYEAQVRLLQHMLAAGALPKECAVPNLSEHAMQTLALADPTRVAEMADIEVHTVDGFEGREKPVMLFSTVKAGGGTFCGSAALHSALMHPAEETANTLASLTVQRGGYVGFLADSRRMNVALTRAQRQLFVVGNLDTLLSARLGTKGAATVEKSDVQIIRRYARWLLANGMVVDVNTAYDRLLDEAAGIV, from the coding sequence atgcgcattGCCGTGGGGCGCATCCAGCTGCACGCTGGgcgtgcggtgcagcaCCGCACATTTAAAAGTAGGCATAGTGTGCATGCAGTGCATCATGAGCGTGAGCCGGCGCTGAACAGGGCGTGGCAGCCGCCATCGCCGCCCATGCaaccgccgccgcgccaagggCCGACGTTGGCGTGGGATACGGACAAGCAAGTATATGCTGACGAGCACGCCGTAGAACCGCTGCCCGACGATGCATACTCAAATGGTTTTATTATGGATctggccgcgctcgcgaaCGAAGCGGAGTCGCCAGCgacaccgccgccgccagcgctgcaacTCTTTGCACCCCAACCTAGGCCGCAAATGCAAACTATGCCGCGGCCAAAGCGCGGTGTGCATGATGTATACGACTGGCGCTCCATTGCAGCATCGCAGCAAGGCATCGGGATGCATGGCCGGCCAGGCACCCACATTCTAGGGCAGCGTTGGGACCCTGCCGCGTGGgtcgcacgccgccgcgcgccttcgCTTTCGCTGCGACTGCGCGTAGCGcaccgtgcggcgcaagaagcgcttggagcgcgcaaGACACATTCTCCCGACGTTGCACTGAccatcgctgcgcggcgctacCAAAATGCGTGGCGCGAAATGCTCTCTTTGGAGCGCCAGCAGCAGGAACTCGAGCTtatcgagcagcgcgagcgaccGATGAGCGAGCTGTCTGCGCTTGGAATTGCGTTGGACGGGCTTTTGGGCTACTGGCAGACGGAGCGGTACTATGGATCCAAGGTCGCTGTGTTTAAATtgcccggcgcgcggcgtctcCCGCCGCTAAAGTTTCTGCCTGGCCATGTCGTGGACCTCATGCCGAGCAACGCGACTGGCGAGTGGTccaaagcgcagcaagaagAGCGGCACCTCTCactgcgcctgctcgaccgcgtcgagcCAGCATCCAAGTCGCAGCCGAAACGAGAAACGCCCCAGCGCGTGAGTGCAGAAGTAGTGGATACAAGCAGCACGCAGATTTGCGTGCGTGTGAGCGAGGCATTTGAGCACATTGACCCTGACAAAATCGACTCGTGGCGCCTGGACAAGGGCCAGAGCGATGTCGCATACGACCGCATggaagcagcgctcgatgcgctcgtgTACGACCCCGACGATATCGCCCGTGTGAGCacgccgatgcgcagctATTCGCTTGCCGGAACGCCATTGCGCGATATGCTGCTCCCTGTAGCCATGCAAGAATCCAGGCCTGGGCTGTTTGCCGACGATTGGCGCATTCGGTCGTGGTACGAGCGCTACGCAAAGCGCAACGCGATCAAGATTGATGGCGACCCCGATCTTGGTCTCAACGAAAGCCAAACAATGGCGGTGGCAAtgatgctgcgcgaacGCCTGAGCTTGGTCCAAGGTCCGCCTGGAACGGGCAAAACACGCACGCTCGTCAGCGCCGTCTCGCTGCTCAAGCAGCATTTTCAAGTCCCGCAGCCCATTttgcttgcggcgcacaccAATGTCGCCGTGGACAATTTGGCCGAGGGGTGCCTAAAAAAGGGGCTCATCCCCGTGCGAGTAGGCTCTActgcagcggtgcgcgaaACACTCCAGGAGCACACGCTGGAAGCACACCTTGCACGCCATCCAAAGCAAGCCGTGCTGAAAGAAACAGACGCACTGCTCAAgtccttgcgcgcaaagcgcgcagaGTTAGAGGACAGGCTgaaggcggcgctgcgcgaggacaGTGCAACGCATGTGTCTCCGCATGTAGCCGACATCCGCCAGCAGAGCCAACAtacgcggcgccgcattggCCGCTGTATCGCCAAGAACCACATGGTGCGCAGCCGTATGTATGCAGATATTCTGCACACCGCCGACGTGGTATGCTCTACCGCACTCAGCGCCAGttcgcgcaagctcgacaTGATTGACTTTCCCATTGTGTTTATTGACGAAGGCAGCATGGCAACTGAGCCCGTCGCGCTCATTCCCCTCATGAAGGGATGTGCCCAGCTGGGGCTCATTGGCGACCATCGACAGCTGCCGCCGGTCTTGCGGAGCACTGAAGCGCGCACAAAAGGCATGTCGACAAGTCTGTTCGAGCGTCTGATTTATCAGGGAACGCGCGAGGCCAGGCATCCGGACGCAGCAGAGCGCCCAGAGATTCCTTCCGTCATGCTGGAAGAACAATTCCGCATGCATCCAACCTTGTCGTGCTTCCCGAACGCGGCGTTCTACGCAAACGCACTGCGGAATGCGGCGACTACCTCGGCACTGACGCCGTATGAAAGTAtgtttgcggcgcgcggtgcagacGGCAAGAGTCTTCCTCTGACCTTTGTTGCACATGCGCCTGTCGAGCCGAGCACTGCGCCTGGGCTTGCTGGCATGCACGGCAGCGTTTCACCTTACAATGTTCCGCAAGCGGACATTGTTCTCGCCTTATCGTGCGATCTCTTATACCAAAATCCAggattgcgcggcgcacacatCGGCATTGTCACACCGTACGAGGCACAAGTCCGGCTCTTGCAGCACATGTTGGCGGCGGGTGCGTTGCCGAAAGAGTGTGCGGTGCCAAACCTAAGCGAACACGCGATGCAAACACTCGCACTGGCTGATCCCACGAGGGTTGCCGAGATGGCCGACATTGAAGTGCACACAGTCGATGGGTTCGAGGGGCGGGAAAAGCCGGTGATGCTCTTTTCCACCGTCAAAGCGGGCGGAGGCACATTCTGCGGCTCCGCTGCGCTACATTCCGCGCTGATGCACCCTGCAGAAGAAACCGCCAATACACTGGCTTCACTCACTGTGCAGCGAGGTGGATACGTGGGGTTCCTTGCGGATTCAAGACGAATGAATGTCGCActcacgcgcgcgcaacgccaGCTTTTTGTCGTGGGCAATTTGGACACGCTTCTCTCCGCACGGCTCGGCACCAaaggcgcagcgacggTGGAAAAAAGCGATGTGCAAATCATTCGACGGTACGCACGATGGCTACTTGCCAACGGGATGGTCGTGGACGTGAATACGGCATACGATCGCCTGCTCGATGAAGCGGCTGGCATCGTATAG
- a CDS encoding ubiquitinyl hydrolase 1 (EggNog:ENOG503P1DA; COG:O; COG:T; MEROPS:MER0123706), translating to MARKEAAQRSRRRGRAQPIVDPEQTEQDLSVQLKAMGLYAADTTGDGNCLFRALSDQLYGTPSHHAQLREEVCVAKKLTKTCTQLERYPDKYAGFVETGPFDAYVATMRELGTYGGHLELSAFAHLKEKNIRIVQPGLVYVVACGDETAAAQRARRKREWARKVALEEHAEEHSAAHAQVGPRTRRRKRLALSNGSYVEPLESVGPLHIAYHNWEHYSSLRSIHGPHTGLPCIPDPSTSAFEVNNKDEQLVMLSAPGHPRSTVRRLLQELGDWELVVEELIQCDAREHSGSTSPAHSASPASSDGTGTQLAHSAQLLELCPECPHQKRNKTALQPVRVTRAQRRKNARSPTPEKAPPVRELAI from the exons ATGGCGCGgaaagaagcggcgcagcgcagtcggcggcgcgggcgggctcag CCGATCGTGGACCCAGAACAGACGGAGCAGGATCTCTCTGTTCAGCTCAAGGCGATGGGGCTGTATGCCGCGGACACTACCGGCGACGGCAATTGTTTGTTTCGTGCGCTCAGCGACCAGCTGTACGGCACGCCGTCGCACCATGCTCAGCTGCGTGAGGAGGTATGTGTCGCAAAAAAGCTCACAAAGACATGTACGCAGCTCGAAAGGTACCCCGATAAGTATGCAGGCTTTGTCGAGACAGGGCCGTTTGACGCGTATGTCGCGACCAtgcgcgagctcggcaCCTATGGTGGCCATCTCGAGCTTTCTGCATTCGCGCATTTAAAAGAGAAAAATATACGGATCGTGCAGCCCGGCCTCGTGTATGTCGTCGCGTGTGGCGACGAAACCGCCGCGGcccaacgcgcgcgcaggaaGCGTGAATGGGCGAGAAAGGTTGCGCTTGAAGAGCACGCAGAAGAGCATTCCGCGGCACACGCCCAAGTCGGaccgcgcacgcgccggcgcaagcgtctGGCTCTGTCCAACGGCTCGTATGTGGAGCCGCTCGAAAGTGTAGGTCCGCTGCACATTGCGTACCATAATTGGGAACACTACAGCTCGCTACGGAGTATACATGGTCCCCATACGGGTCTCCCGTGCATCCCTGATCCAAGCACATCCGCGTTCGAAGTGAACAACAAGGACGAGCAGCTGGTCATGCTGAGCGCCCCGGGCCACCCACGCTCGACAGTGCGCCGGCTCCTGCAGGAGCTTGGCGACTGGGAGCTTGTGGTGGAAGAGCTTATCcagtgcgacgcgcgcgagcattCTGGCAGCACTTCGCCCGCACACAGCGCGTCGCCCGCCTCGAGCgacggcacaggcacacAACTCGCTCAcagcgcacagctgctggaACTGTGCCCGGAGTGCCCCCACCAAAAAAGGAACAAGACGGCTTTGCAGCCCGTCCGTGTGacgcgcgcccagcgccgcaaaaatGCACGCTCGCCCACCCCCGaaaaagcgccgccagTGCGCGAGTTGGCGATATAG
- a CDS encoding uncharacterized protein (COG:U; EggNog:ENOG503NXSF; TransMembrane:4 (i69-90o102-124i136-154o160-181i)) has translation MQSTSRDSATSTWPWTSAGQGTTLAAEETEETGLFTYFSNGLSGYVPLRSADRSNEEEAYLSLSHWERFLGFLMCIAGSGVCFLFSFIFLTPPILALKPHKFALAFTLGSILFMVGFAVLSGPMAHFRHLTSPERLPFSIAYISSMIGTLYFALGPQWRLVTFLFAIIQIVALLFYLAAYFPGGVTTLRYAGTLFTRGSSLLPI, from the exons ATGCAGTCGACAAGTCGCGACAGCGCGACTAGCACTTGGCCGTGGACCAGTGCAGGCCAAGGCACGACATTAGCGGCTGAGGAAACTGAGGAAACGGGTTTGTTTACCTACTTTTCGAATGGTCTATCCGGCTACGTACCGCTCCGCAGCGCAGATCGCTCGAACGAGGAGGAGGCGTACCTGAGCCTAAGTCATTGGGAGCGTTTTTTGGGATTCCTCATGTGCATTGCAGGTAGTGGTGTATGCTTCCTTTTTTCGTTCATCTTCCTTACTCCGCCGATTCTGGCGCTGAAGCCGCACAAGTTTGCTTTGGCGTTCACACTGGGCAGTATATTGTTCATGGTCGG CTTTGCTGTACTCTCTGGGCCTATGGCGCATTTTCGTCACTTGACGAGCCCCGAACGATTGCCGTTCTCTATCGC CTATATCTCGTCCATGATTGGCACGCTGTATTTCGCGCTTGGGCCGCAATGGCGCCTCGTCACGTTCCTTTTTGCCATTATCCAGATCGTGGCATTGCTCTTTTATCTTGCAGCGTACTTCCCTGGTG GCGTCACGACACTGCGTTACGCAGGCACACTCTTTACTAGAGGTAGTAGCCTTTTACCCATCTAG
- a CDS encoding uncharacterized protein (COG:J; EggNog:ENOG503NVEU; BUSCO:EOG09264U81), translating into MANACRKEIDDVVYEVDAKVITVQDGEVDIGGNPSAEEQAEALENGAEQAIDLVHTFRLQPTSFDKKSYLTYLKGYMKTIKQELQENNPDRVPIFEKKAAEFAKKVVASFKDWEFYTGESMNPDSMVALLNYREDGVTPYFVFWKDGLKEMKI; encoded by the exons ATGGCTAACGCGTGTAGGAAAGAAATTGACGACGTTGTGTACGAGGTTGACGCCAAAGTTATTACTGTGCAGGACGGTGAGGTCGACATTGGTGGCAACCCCTCCGCTGAGGAGCAAGCTGAGGCTCTTGAAAACGGTGCTGAGCAGGCCATCGACCTTGTCCACACCTTCCGCCTGCAGCCCACGTCGTTCGACAAAAAGTCGTATCTCACGTACCTCAAG GGCTACATGAAGACGATTAAGCAGGAGCTCCAGGAGAACAACCCCGACCGTGTGCCCATCTTCGAGAAGAAGGCCGCCGAGTTCGCCAAAAAAGTCGTCGCCAGCTTCAAGGACTGGGAGTTCTACACCGGTGAGTCGATGAACCCCGACAGTATGGTTGCCCTCCTTAACTACCGCGAGGACGGTGTGACCCCGTACTTTGTCTTCTGGAAGGACGGTCTCAAAGAGATGAAGATTTAA
- a CDS encoding uncharacterized protein (COG:A; EggNog:ENOG503NV9Q), with protein sequence MSAAQHDANGDPYAPFYYWDALKANWEFDYEAYYKTYGYPSAAQGTSSKPVTNSNDLAQQEQQAAIYDYDPHRSARLMQENKVGTLKPGESRKTVLRRAAGKLWEDQTLLQWDPNHKRLFVGDLGNDVTDDMLTKAFEKYTTFSKARVVRQRGDGKSKGYGFVAFADPEDFLRAWKEMDGKYIGSRPCRLKKANEHVAPVSIGARKDKILAANAKYDHYLAKGKTGGTVGRTLRRNGGIGKPYGKK encoded by the coding sequence AtgagtgcggcgcagcacgacgcaAACGGCGATCCGTACGCGCCTTTTTATTACTGGGACGCGCTGAAGGCCAACTGGGAGTTTGACTATGAGGCATATTATAAGACCTATGGATACCCTTccgctgcacaaggcacGTCGTCAAAGCCTGTGACAAACAGCAATGATCTCGCACAACAAGAGCAACAGGCTGCGATTTACGATTACGACCCGCATCGGTCTGCACGACTCATGCAGGAAAATAAGGTCGGCACGCTGAAACCGGGAGAGTCGCGCAAGacggtgctgcgccgcgcggcggggAAGCTGTGGGAGGACCAAACGTTATTACAGTGGGACCCAAACCACAAGCGACTCTTTGTCGGCGACCTTGGCAACGACGTGACAGACGATATGCTGACCAAGGCGTTTGAGAAATACACAACCTTTTCGAAAGCGCGCGTAGTCCGCCAGCGTGGCGACGGCAAGAGCAAGGGGTATGGGTTTGTTGCGTTCGCGGACCCCGAAgactttttgcgcgcgtggaaggAGATGGACGGCAAGTATATTGGCTCGCGCCCCTGTCGTCTCAAGAAGGCAAACGAGCATGTTGCGCCCGTTTCCATCGGAGCTCGTAAAGACAAGATTCTTGCCGCGAACGCTAAATACGATCATTATCTTGCCAAAGGCAAGACTGGCGGCACAGTAGGCCGCACGCTACGGCGAAATGGAGGTATCGGCAAGCCGTATGGGAAAAAATAG